In bacterium, one DNA window encodes the following:
- a CDS encoding cupin domain-containing protein has protein sequence MDSEQVAAIKQQLKDEGYNIYVYSYPGGMCFPPHTHDCDTIHVVLSGAMKVTMDETDHILKPGERFVVPASKMHTAEVLGEMPVVILDATPPKG, from the coding sequence ATGGACAGCGAGCAGGTAGCTGCCATCAAGCAGCAACTGAAAGATGAGGGGTACAATATATACGTGTACAGCTATCCCGGAGGGATGTGCTTTCCGCCCCACACGCATGACTGTGACACCATTCACGTCGTCCTCAGTGGTGCCATGAAGGTAACCATGGACGAAACGGATCACATTCTCAAGCCCGGAGAGCGCTTCGTCGTTCCCGCCTCGAAAATGCACACCGCAGAAGTACTGGGCGAAATGCCCGTTGTCATACTCGACGCAACGCCTCCGAAAGGATAA
- a CDS encoding DUF971 domain-containing protein: MTQVPAKLSPRDIKLTQERELRITWSDGHITRFPLQVFRDECPCASCSGESDIFGEVKMPVQLPIARPGKYDLKSLTPIGNYAVAAVWGDGHDSGIYSWEYLLQMEDKQSATANNTDNPTDN, from the coding sequence GTGACACAAGTCCCGGCCAAACTCTCCCCACGAGACATCAAGCTGACGCAGGAGCGTGAGCTTCGCATCACCTGGTCTGACGGCCACATCACACGTTTCCCCCTTCAGGTATTCCGTGATGAATGTCCCTGCGCAAGCTGCAGCGGGGAATCCGATATTTTCGGGGAAGTGAAAATGCCCGTACAGCTCCCCATCGCGCGTCCGGGCAAATACGATCTCAAATCCCTCACTCCCATCGGTAATTACGCCGTCGCCGCCGTCTGGGGAGACGGACATGACAGCGGCATCTATTCCTGGGAATACCTCCTGCAGATGGAAGACAAGCAGTCCGCCACCGCCAACAACACGGACAATCCGACCGACAACTGA